A stretch of the bacterium genome encodes the following:
- a CDS encoding AURKAIP1/COX24 domain-containing protein, which produces MGSVIKKRRKKMRKHKHKKLLARSRHKRK; this is translated from the coding sequence TTGGGAAGCGTTATCAAGAAACGCCGGAAAAAAATGAGAAAGCATAAACACAAGAAGCTTTTAGCCCGCAGCAGACACAAGAGGAAGTAA
- a CDS encoding TIGR00725 family protein, translated as MAFVIGVVGSGATEKHHDPLAMEVGSLIARHGAVMVCGGLSGIMEAASRGAVQEGGTTIGILPGSDKSEANPHITFPIPTGMGVARNVLVVKTADALVALPGGPGTLSEIALALNIGRPVVDLGGWKIEGTRPASTALEAVLLALELCEISKNQSGQ; from the coding sequence TTGGCCTTCGTAATCGGAGTTGTAGGGTCCGGAGCTACTGAAAAACACCATGATCCCCTGGCAATGGAGGTCGGTTCTCTCATCGCCAGGCATGGTGCAGTTATGGTTTGCGGCGGACTTTCAGGAATAATGGAAGCTGCAAGCAGGGGAGCGGTTCAGGAAGGTGGGACCACCATCGGGATCCTCCCCGGTTCCGATAAGAGTGAAGCAAACCCACATATCACTTTTCCAATTCCAACCGGGATGGGAGTTGCGAGGAACGTTCTGGTTGTCAAAACCGCTGACGCCCTTGTTGCTCTGCCTGGCGGCCCAGGAACCTTGTCAGAGATTGCACTGGCATTAAACATCGGGAGGCCTGTAGTGGATCTGGGCGGCTGGAAAATAGAGGGAACCCGTCCAGCTTCAACTGCTTTAGAAGCGGTCCTCCTGGCTCTGGAGCTATGCGAGATCTCAAAAAACCAATCCGGCCAGTGA